In the Drosophila teissieri strain GT53w chromosome 3R, Prin_Dtei_1.1, whole genome shotgun sequence genome, TGGAGCCATAGTAGCACAAGGGTATGGGTCGGCCTTATGGTCATAACCACGGCCTAGGCACATCGTGGCAAAATTTCGCATCattaaacaacattttctaATGAAGCGCAACACGAAGTCGTCCCACGGAATCATGCGTCCAAGTATCAGACCAAATGGGATTAATGGGAATCCGATCAGAATAACCAACGGGTCTTTAGCCCGAATTACGTGATGGACGCGATGGGTATGACCACCGATCTGCATATATGTACTTGCTCCGAACGTAATTGCTAACCAATAGAGACAGACCCACGTAAAGACAGGGGCCAGGCATTTATACAAGCGCCTTAAAATGAGACTATTCATCAGCTCCAAGGCACTGGCGAAAATCCCGAGTTTCGGGTATATGATGTTGTACTGGGTTTGGCATTGTGGGCAGGAAACGGTTTCCAGATCGCTTTCTTTTCGTATCTTCTCGTCAATCCAGTGGAAAAGACAGCTCTCGTGCACCCACTTGCTGGTTCCTCGGCAGGGACAGGGATTCACCCAAGCCAGACGACCGTCCTCTTTATCGGTCACTAAACAGATCCAGCAGCAGCGCTCCGTTTCCGTAGGATCTTCTTTATCTATTGGAAAAGGTTGTCCATCTGCATCATCTCCAGCTGACGCCTTTGGCACAACCACTATGCTAGCCATTTCTGACATCTAAACtcaatgaaatattatattcttgTTTTATCCAAAACTTGAATCTGAAAAATATACAGGGCATATGTTTACACACATTACAATAGCTACTCAGGGCATAACTTCATTTGTTAATAGTTTGTggttaaatttatttaacagaAAAGTTCTGGGtgtaaaaatttataaataatgttgTACTGATCTTATTACCATACTCAATGCTAATGAAGGATATCATCATCACTAAGTGGTCAGGTTAGATGCGTTGGACTTGACATGCCACACTGTTGAACATGTTGGCTGGCTTTCCTGGTACTGAAGGCGCCACTAAGAAACGGGCGAAAGTGCCGCCCTTCTTGTCTGCGACCCGACCGGGATTGATCACCAGACAGTCGTTTACCAAGCGGACGAAGTGCCGCTGATCGCTGGGCAGGATGAGTACATTTGGCAGCTGTTTGAGCTGGGCATACTTCAGCGCCAGCTGGGAATCGTAGGCCATGTCTTCATCCGCCGGCGGATACAAAGGGTAGAAGGAGCCCTGGTGAAACAAATGATTAATGGCCCTGTGCATCCGTTCGCCGGCATTCACAGCGAATTCGTGGCTCAGCAGATGATCCACCACGTCGGTTGAGGTGACGCCCAGCGTAATGCCATCCAAGTCTACCAGAGAGGGATCGGGCAGCAAATATAGATTCGGATAGGTTTTGCGCAGAGTGGGTGGCGGTGTGGGATATACGGAGAGCGCCATGGCGTCCTTTTGACTGGTCACCACCAGCACTGCGGTGTGGCTACCAATTGCCTCCATTATTCCCGCGATCATCTTCTCGAAGAATGTATCAAAAGTCTCGGCCAGTTCGCCGACCATCTTGTGATCTGCATCAAGGAAGGGACCCGTGAGCACCAGCACATCTGGTCTGTGATCCTTGATATACTTGAGCAGGTCGTGTAGCGGTTCGTAGAACAGATCCGTACTGTCCGTAAAGGGCCCAGAGGCCACCACAAACTGAAGCTCCCTGTCTATTTGCAGAGGATTCGCTGGCGTCAGTTTGCGCTCTGTATGAATCTCCTCTACCATGAAGGTTTTACCTCTGGGTATGAACCCTTTGGCGAGCACCACTTGACCGGGGAATATGCTGGCAGACTTGGTCCTGGAGAAGTTAAGCGTTAGTGTTGGGTCCATTTCATCTTCTACATCGTCATCTAAAACGACCATAAATGCGGAATAGGCGTCCAGGGGGCCATCGTCCTCCGAATGAATCATTCCCACCGCGTGAAGTCCACCAGCGGACTGCAGCACCTGTCTATCCTGCGGATACCAAATGCACTCGGCTGCGCCTGCTTGTCCAAGCTTCTTGTCCACCAGTGCAGGCCCGGTTTGGTTGAAGCGGACGCGCAGGTTATGACATCGGTCGGCCAGCAGGTCGTTCATGTAGCCCAAATTGGCGATGGTCAGCGGGGCGTCGTTGTGCAGCAGTTTTTGGGTAACGGGCACCGTGTGCTCCATTTGCGACTGCCAGCTGGAGCCTGCCAGCAGTTTGGGATGTCCGAAGGTGTCCACAATGTCGCCCGGTTTCCCTGCCACTGAGTTAGATGGTGTTCCTAACCCTGCTTTCCGCTTTGCTGATTGGGGTGTGTAGCTGGCGGGGCTGAAGAGCACGCCACCCTTAAGATTTGACGTCCGACCCAAATCTTTCTTAGCCTTGGGTGTATGCAGAACGGAGGAGTCCACTGCCGATTCGCTGACATAGTCATCAATCATGGGATCGTCCTCCATCACGCCATAGGTGGCCAGTGAGCTTGTCTCGTTAACAGCGGAGGGAGCATATGATTTCGCCCTCTGGGCAGTTGCCTTGGATCCCGCCTTGTCCTtccgcagctgcagcacctTGCGCTCGAAGTCGCCCAGGTTTTCGATCGCAGGATCTTCGCCATGGAGGTGCGACAAGCTGAAGGCCATCCACTGCTCCACGAACTCGGTGGCGTCGTGGATGTTGTACGTGATGGCCAGCTCCGCACACCTGCCCAGAACTGGGTCCGCTGGCTCCACGCCCATCTCGTCGAACTGCTGCTTTAATTCCTCCTCCATTCGTTGTCCTTTCGTTGGGCGTGTAATTTTCGTAAATAAACCTAGCAATTTATTTTGGCGGTAAAAGTGGGCACTGTGTTGCCAGACTTGGATAGTTTTAACACCTGCTCAAGATTTCTTATCGATAACATAGCTAATTTCAATCTAGCTTTAACTCATGCTAAAATATGcgttttataaacaaatttttaaataaactttatgaAAGTGCTTGctttttaaatgtgtttacTAAAGTTCGATAACATAACAAACCCATCGAGCTGCGATAACCTAGGTCTGAGAGCAGGGATAGTTATCGCCCATCCCCAATCGAAATGCAACAgctgttttaattttgtattgacaaacttttttgtttactcCGCGTTCAAGTGCAAACAATCCAAACTAGCGGCTGTAATCGCGTCGTTTGGATTGATGTAAACCCGTAGTGTGTGCCGATAATCGCCGCGAAGTAAGTGATTCGCCATGAGCACGGACGATCTGCTGGTGCGCCGCGAAAGGAGCGAAGACTCCCAATCCTCGAGTGCCTCCGTTTCTCTTACGCCCCCCACTGGAGATGCCGCGCCTGCGCCCACCGTCTCCACGTCATCGCTGGACCGCCTGCGGAACACTTTCCGGCGCACGGAGAGCATCTCGTCGCAGATCTTCAGCCACATCTCCACACAGTTCTCAAACgcggccgcagcagccgcctcCTCCGAGGTAATCGATGGCACCACCACGTACCCGTATCCCGACGAGCCCGACAAGCCCGCGCCACCTGTTGTACCTGTTGCACCGGACGCGGTGGCGAGCGCCAGCGctccatcaccatcgccatcgaaACTGAAAGCGAAACGTTTGAAACGCGGTGAGTCCTAACTATAATTCGTTGGATGATAAGCGCCTTTGTTTTCCATTGCGCATTATCAATAATATAAGGATTTTGTGTATAAACAAAAGGTTAAACTACAATTCTTTGAATATTAACGCATTTAAAAACcgttaaaaaggaaaattagttattaatattatattaaaatatcttttaacaaatataatatataatcatatacatatgtatgtacatatatttcaatttgggaagtcaaaaaccaatttcttTAAGAATTGGTTAGCCATTTCTTAGGGTGTGCAAAACTGTCGTCTAAATATTTCggtatttataaaaacaattaaaataatataattaatttaataaaagtgcATCGGGAAAGTGTCAAAGGTGATTTACACACCACATACAGCATAACCATCGAGAACACCCCCAACAAAAGCTCGCGAGGAGCTTGCGAGCTTGGCGCACTTGACAAATCAATAGGAtaaagaactttttgccagTCTTACTCAACGCGTACACAACAGGATAACAGTGCACCCTTAAAGCGGCGAGAATTTTCGGTTATTTGGTTCATTTCAGAAGGAAAAACCTCTTAAAAAGAGGTTTACACAAGGGAAGCTCCTCTAAGGTAATGCAAACAGTTGGTGGAAAGCCGCAGCAAAGGAAACTCCGA is a window encoding:
- the LOC122622438 gene encoding E3 ubiquitin-protein ligase MARCHF5, which produces MSEMASIVVVPKASAGDDADGQPFPIDKEDPTETERCCWICLVTDKEDGRLAWVNPCPCRGTSKWVHESCLFHWIDEKIRKESDLETVSCPQCQTQYNIIYPKLGIFASALELMNSLILRRLYKCLAPVFTWVCLYWLAITFGASTYMQIGGHTHRVHHVIRAKDPLVILIGFPLIPFGLILGRMIPWDDFVLRFIRKCCLMMRNFATMCLGRGYDHKADPYPCATMAPKIGSRVLCGALLLPTISLYVGRVLYSSVDDRLQQTLLGGLTFIAIKGIFKMYLKHKQYLRRMKSRILDYTDENLAESAEQ
- the LOC122622437 gene encoding DNA polymerase alpha subunit B yields the protein MEEELKQQFDEMGVEPADPVLGRCAELAITYNIHDATEFVEQWMAFSLSHLHGEDPAIENLGDFERKVLQLRKDKAGSKATAQRAKSYAPSAVNETSSLATYGVMEDDPMIDDYVSESAVDSSVLHTPKAKKDLGRTSNLKGGVLFSPASYTPQSAKRKAGLGTPSNSVAGKPGDIVDTFGHPKLLAGSSWQSQMEHTVPVTQKLLHNDAPLTIANLGYMNDLLADRCHNLRVRFNQTGPALVDKKLGQAGAAECIWYPQDRQVLQSAGGLHAVGMIHSEDDGPLDAYSAFMVVLDDDVEDEMDPTLTLNFSRTKSASIFPGQVVLAKGFIPRGKTFMVEEIHTERKLTPANPLQIDRELQFVVASGPFTDSTDLFYEPLHDLLKYIKDHRPDVLVLTGPFLDADHKMVGELAETFDTFFEKMIAGIMEAIGSHTAVLVVTSQKDAMALSVYPTPPPTLRKTYPNLYLLPDPSLVDLDGITLGVTSTDVVDHLLSHEFAVNAGERMHRAINHLFHQGSFYPLYPPADEDMAYDSQLALKYAQLKQLPNVLILPSDQRHFVRLVNDCLVINPGRVADKKGGTFARFLVAPSVPGKPANMFNSVACQVQRI